From the Leptospira biflexa serovar Patoc strain 'Patoc 1 (Paris)' genome, one window contains:
- a CDS encoding amidohydrolase family protein, producing METIAGKIVTHEKEFLGSIEFDPTTGLITKVKEGIEPKSRQFSEDCVIFPGFGDIHIHAREDVTGKHTYKEDFLSASAAAINGGVIHVADMPNNPVPPIDDATYAAKQALTEKAPIHITLYAGIGPHTKPLSKKVPYKVFMGPSIGELFFHDNPSLEEVIQHYEGQDVSFHCEDPEILIANKDQPTHETRRPKEAETVATDFALYLIEKYNLKGKLCHYSTKDGLSKIIAAKKRGVKVTCEVTPTHLMFDTDMLTETNHKWFQMNPPLRGRADREAMVKGILDGHIDYLATDHAPHSIEEKQKGTSGISQLDTYGLFVTYMILNLNIPMTLIAKICSKNPGEFVAPYLPKQFGKGVGVINEGYAANFSILNLKKPVEFKKSMIKSKSGWSPFEGFQFPGSIEAVYYLGKEIHAK from the coding sequence ATGGAAACAATTGCAGGAAAGATCGTCACCCACGAAAAAGAATTTTTGGGTAGCATCGAATTTGATCCAACGACAGGACTCATCACAAAGGTGAAAGAAGGGATCGAACCTAAATCTCGCCAATTCTCAGAAGATTGTGTGATTTTTCCAGGTTTTGGAGACATCCATATCCATGCAAGAGAAGATGTCACAGGCAAACATACATACAAGGAAGATTTTTTATCTGCAAGTGCCGCAGCCATCAACGGTGGTGTGATCCATGTGGCTGATATGCCAAACAATCCAGTCCCTCCGATTGATGATGCAACTTACGCCGCCAAACAAGCGCTTACCGAAAAAGCTCCTATCCACATTACTTTGTATGCAGGAATCGGTCCCCATACAAAACCTCTTTCCAAAAAAGTTCCTTATAAAGTGTTTATGGGTCCTTCCATTGGGGAATTGTTTTTCCATGACAATCCATCTCTCGAAGAAGTGATCCAACATTACGAAGGCCAAGATGTGAGTTTCCATTGTGAAGACCCAGAAATTCTCATTGCAAACAAAGACCAACCCACGCATGAAACCAGGCGACCGAAAGAAGCCGAAACAGTGGCAACCGATTTTGCGCTGTATTTAATTGAGAAGTACAACCTCAAAGGGAAACTTTGCCATTATTCGACAAAAGACGGTCTTTCTAAGATCATCGCGGCCAAAAAACGAGGTGTGAAGGTCACATGCGAAGTGACTCCCACTCATTTGATGTTTGATACGGACATGTTAACAGAAACCAATCACAAATGGTTCCAAATGAACCCACCCCTTCGTGGACGAGCGGATAGAGAAGCCATGGTGAAAGGGATTCTGGATGGGCATATTGATTATTTAGCGACCGACCATGCCCCCCATTCCATCGAAGAAAAACAAAAAGGTACAAGTGGCATTTCCCAATTGGATACCTATGGACTTTTTGTCACATATATGATACTGAATTTAAACATTCCCATGACTCTCATTGCCAAAATCTGTTCTAAAAATCCTGGTGAGTTTGTAGCACCGTATCTACCAAAACAGTTTGGAAAAGGTGTAGGTGTTATTAACGAAGGTTATGCGGCAAATTTTTCTATCCTCAATTTAAAAAAACCAGTTGAATTTAAAAAATCCATGATTAAAAGTAAGTCCGGATGGTCGCCATTCGAAGGGTTCCAATTTCCAGGATCCATCGAAGCGGTCTATTATTTAGGCAAAGAAATACATGCGAAATGA
- a CDS encoding RecQ family ATP-dependent DNA helicase, with the protein MDLLSELKTKFGFSEFRLGQREAIESVLDGRDTLAILPTGAGKSLIYQLPASIQKDKLTLVISPLIALMKDQTESLLAKGIPAAFCNSTQDEVEQMTILSKAVRGELRVLLVSPERALSNGFLRIFREMDLFSLVVDEAHCVSQWGHDFRPEYRQIHVLREKHPNSFFPILALTATATEKVQTDVQSALGMRSPNVVLSTFFRPNLKFSVEYPAQERDKADRLMELLEPWKDGRKFPGRAIIYCATRKKTDEVYDLLKDFGFSVGKYHAGRTDGIRERTQNAYTSGKVPILVATNAFGMGMDQPDVRLVVHYQVPASLEAYYQEAGRAGRDNLPSECVLFYKAGDVATQVFMLSKETNFKGGDTLLKYIKEYANNEVCRQVQLCSYFGETIPPCGKCDICSETGVSVHRSKFLESEKVKLQKKNEKRDYPLSEWEEETIQNFLKEHPAVFGKNIIAKTLVGKRTKDVLRYRMERNPFHGKLEGIPEEAVVAKLETWVEEKKVLVAGAKYPKLYLPNFSKTKVKLSLSTNKGDSEDGVTKPKKIPTLHSQILKELMNYRDRKARQLKWKKFMVFQNPVLKRIAERKPRTLSELEATKGVGPAKVERFGNDIIQILEKWD; encoded by the coding sequence TTGGATCTACTCTCGGAACTCAAAACCAAATTCGGTTTTTCAGAATTTCGCCTTGGACAAAGGGAAGCCATTGAATCCGTTTTAGATGGCAGAGACACCTTGGCCATTTTGCCAACCGGTGCTGGAAAATCCCTCATCTACCAACTGCCAGCCTCCATCCAGAAAGACAAGCTAACACTGGTTATATCGCCACTGATTGCTCTCATGAAAGACCAAACGGAGAGTTTACTTGCAAAAGGGATCCCAGCTGCCTTTTGTAATTCCACTCAAGACGAAGTGGAACAAATGACCATCCTCTCCAAAGCGGTCCGAGGAGAACTTCGCGTTTTACTCGTTTCTCCTGAGAGAGCATTGTCCAATGGTTTTTTAAGAATCTTTCGTGAGATGGATTTATTTTCCCTTGTGGTAGATGAAGCACACTGTGTTTCCCAATGGGGGCATGACTTTCGGCCTGAATACCGCCAAATTCACGTTTTGCGAGAAAAACACCCCAATTCTTTTTTCCCTATACTGGCACTCACAGCAACGGCAACAGAAAAAGTGCAAACCGATGTCCAATCTGCCCTCGGCATGCGATCACCGAACGTAGTCTTATCTACTTTTTTTCGACCCAATCTTAAGTTCAGCGTAGAATACCCTGCTCAAGAACGAGACAAAGCGGATCGATTGATGGAACTTTTGGAACCATGGAAAGATGGAAGGAAATTTCCAGGTCGCGCCATCATTTACTGCGCCACTCGGAAAAAAACAGACGAAGTGTATGATTTACTCAAAGACTTCGGATTTTCTGTGGGGAAATACCACGCTGGCCGAACCGATGGAATTCGGGAACGCACTCAAAATGCCTACACTTCAGGAAAAGTTCCCATCCTTGTGGCAACCAATGCCTTTGGAATGGGTATGGACCAACCTGATGTTCGTTTGGTGGTTCACTATCAGGTTCCTGCCTCTCTCGAAGCCTATTACCAAGAAGCAGGCCGAGCTGGGCGAGATAACCTCCCTTCCGAATGTGTTTTGTTTTACAAAGCAGGCGATGTTGCCACGCAAGTGTTTATGTTGTCAAAGGAAACAAACTTCAAAGGAGGAGATACATTACTCAAATACATCAAAGAGTATGCCAATAATGAAGTCTGCAGACAAGTTCAACTCTGTTCCTATTTTGGGGAAACCATTCCTCCTTGCGGAAAATGTGATATCTGTTCTGAAACTGGTGTGAGTGTCCATCGTTCCAAGTTTTTAGAATCGGAAAAAGTTAAACTCCAGAAAAAAAATGAGAAGAGGGATTACCCACTTTCGGAGTGGGAAGAAGAAACCATTCAAAATTTTCTAAAAGAACACCCAGCGGTCTTTGGAAAAAACATCATTGCCAAAACCCTCGTGGGCAAACGAACCAAAGATGTTTTGCGGTATCGAATGGAACGAAATCCATTCCATGGTAAGCTCGAAGGAATCCCAGAAGAAGCAGTGGTTGCTAAATTGGAAACTTGGGTAGAAGAAAAAAAGGTTTTGGTGGCTGGAGCCAAATATCCCAAATTATATTTACCAAATTTTTCAAAAACGAAAGTCAAATTATCTTTGTCAACTAACAAAGGTGATTCGGAAGATGGAGTCACAAAACCAAAAAAAATCCCAACATTACATTCTCAAATATTAAAAGAACTCATGAACTATCGAGATCGGAAGGCGAGGCAACTCAAATGGAAAAAGTTTATGGTGTTCCAAAATCCTGTCCTAAAACGCATCGCTGAACGAAAACCAAGAACCCTATCAGAACTCGAAGCCACAAAAGGTGTGGGGCCTGCGAAAGTGGAACGATTTGGAAATGATATCATTCAAATTTTAGAGAAGTGGGACTGA